The region CCCTACAACTCAAAAATTGTATGACATGCTTGATACAGCAGAAGAACCTTTATGGTCTGGATGTGAATCACACACTCAATTATCTGCCGTTGCAagattattaacaataaaatctgagTTTCACATATCAGAGAGGTGTTATGATGCTGTATTGCAATTTATGAAAGAAGCATTGCCAGCTAATAATAAGTTGGTTGATAACTTCTATAATACGAAGAAGTTTGTTGCTGGCTTGGGTCTTCCATGCGAGAAAATCCATTGTTGCATAAATGGATGCATGTTATATTGGGGTAAGGATAGTGACAGAAGAAGTTGCAAGGTTTGTGACCATCCTCGATATAAAAGTGGGAAGAAAGGCATAGGGAATCACAAAGATTattcaccaaatcaaaagatGTATTATTTTCCTCTGACACCTAGGCTACAAAGATTGTATGCTTCAAAGGTGACAGCGAAGGATATGAGGTGGCACAAAGAGCATGATGAAAAAGATGGCGTGATTTGCCATCCTTCTGAGGCTGAAGCATGGAAGCAATTTGATCTTATTCATCCTCTTTTTGCATCAGAGGCTCGAAATGTAAGACTTGGGTTATCTGCTGATGGGTTTCAACCATTTGGACAATCAGGCAAGCAATATTCTTGTTGGCCTATTATTATCACACCATACAATTTGCCGCCTTGGATGTGTATGAAGGacccttatatgtttttaactGTTATTGTACCTGGTCCcaaaaatccaaagaagaagTTAGATGTGTACTTGCAACCATTAATTGCAGAGTTAAAACATTTGTGGGATGTTGGAGTACAGACATATGATGTGtccaagaaacaaaattttcagatgAGAGCTGCACTCATGTGGACCATTAGTGACTTCCCAGCTTTTGCAATGCTATCAGGATGGAGTACAGCAGGCAAAAAAGCTTGTCCATATTGTATGGATAAATCAAAGTCTTTTAGCCTTGTTAATGGTGGTAAGGTTTCATGGTTTGATTGTCATCGGCAATTCCTACCTACACATTATCCTTTTAGAAGAAacagaaataattttttaaaaaacaagattGAAGAGTCACCACCTCCTACTATTTTTTCTGGGaatcaaattttgaaacaaatcgAAGACttaaagttgaagaaaataatagaagttGGTGCTTAACAGTGGAATGCTCCTATTTGTAAGTCAAGTGGATGGCACAAGCGTAGCATATTTTGGGATTTGCCTTATTGGACTACTAATCTCATCCGCCATAATCTCGATGTCatgcatattgaaaaaaatgtttttgaaaatgtgtttgACACCGTGATGGATGTGGAAGGAAAAACCAAAGATAATGCAAAAGCAAGAGAGGATGTGAAAATATATTGCAAGCGTAAAGAATTGGAGAAAATGAAGGCGGGAAATATCCTAAAAGCTTGTTATAGCTTAAGTAAGGAGGAAAAAGTTGTTTGTGAATGGGTAAAGTCAACTTCGGTTTCCGGATGGGTAGGTTTCAAATATGGCAAGGTGTGTCGATATGTGCAAGTATAAGATGTATGGAATGAAAAGCCATGATTGCCATGTATTCATGCAAAGGTTAATCCCTATAGCCTTTCGTGAATTATTACCATTGTCGGTATGTACATTTTTAATAGACCgaagcttattttttaaagatcTTACTTGTTCGGACGATTAGAGTGGAAGACATGAATAGGCTTATTGAAGAAATTCACTGTAATATTATGCAAGTTGGAGCGTATATTCCCTCAGGGTGACTCAATGGAACATCTTCCAATTCACTTACCATATGAAGCAAAGATAGCGAGGGGCCAGTCAGATATCGA is a window of Dioscorea cayenensis subsp. rotundata cultivar TDr96_F1 chromosome 5, TDr96_F1_v2_PseudoChromosome.rev07_lg8_w22 25.fasta, whole genome shotgun sequence DNA encoding:
- the LOC120259972 gene encoding uncharacterized protein LOC120259972 translates to MIIDAIGPNFDPYYDENEEEMPNPTTQKLYDMLDTAEEPLWSGCESHTQLSAVARLLTIKSEFHISERCYDAVLQFMKEALPANNKLVDNFYNTKKFVAGLGLPCEKIHCCINGCMLYWGKDSDRRSCKVCDHPRYKSGKKGIGNHKDYSPNQKMYYFPLTPRLQRLYASKVTAKDMRWHKEHDEKDGVICHPSEAEAWKQFDLIHPLFASEARNVRLGLSADGFQPFGQSGKQYSCWPIIITPYNLPPWMCMKDPYMFLTVIVPGPKNPKKKLDVYLQPLIAELKHLWDVGVQTYDVSKKQNFQMRAALMWTISDFPAFAMLSGWSTAGKKACPYCMDKSKSFSLVNGGKWNAPICKSSGWHKRSIFWDLPYWTTNLIRHNLDVMHIEKNVFENVFDTVMDVEGKTKDNAKAREDVKIYCKRKELEKMKAGNILKACYSLSKEEKVVCEWVKSTSVSGWVGFKYGKGDSMEHLPIHLPYEAKIARGQSDIDWMYPFERFLRHLKKKVTNKAKVEGFNL